The genomic window GCCCTTTACCCCCCCACCAGCTCcacccctataccccagccctttaCCCCCCACCAGCTCCACCCCTATACCCTAGCCCTTTACCCCCCACCAGCTCCACCACTATACCCCAGCCCTTTACCCCCTCCAGCTCcacccctataccccagccctttaCCCCCACCAGCTCCACCCCTTTACCCCAGCCCTTTACCCCCCAACAGCTCCACCACTATACCCCAGCCCTTTACCCCCACCAGCTCcacccctataccccagccctttaCCCCCACCAGCTCcacccctataccccagccctttaCCCCCACCAGCTCcacccctataccccagccctttaCCCCCACCAGCTCcacccctataccccagccctttaCCCCCCACCAGCTCCACCACTATACCCCAGCCCTTTACCCCCCCACCAGCTCCACCACTATACCCCAGCCCTTTAACCGCCCACCAGCTCCACCACTATACCCCAGCCCTTTACCCCCACCAGCTCcacccctataccccagccctttaCCCCCCCACCAGCTCcacccctataccccagccctttaACCGCCCACCAGCTCCACCACT from Salmo trutta chromosome 9, fSalTru1.1, whole genome shotgun sequence includes these protein-coding regions:
- the LOC115199691 gene encoding extensin-like; this encodes MAVHTGPAPSAPPLYPSPLPPTSSTTIPQPFTPTSSTPIPQPFTPPPAPPLYPSPLPPHQLHPNTPALYPPPAPPAPPLYPSPLPPHQLHHYTPALYPPTSSTTIPQPFTPHQLHHYTPALYPPTSSTPIPQPFTPHQLHPYTLALYPPPAPPLYPSPLPPPAPPLYPSPLPPPAPPLYPSPLPPNSSTTIPQPFTPTSSTPIPQPFTPTSSTPIPQPFTPTSSTPIPQPFTPTSSTPIPQPFTPHQLHHYTPALYPPTSSTTIPQPFNRPPAPPLYPSPLPPPAPPLYPSPLPPHQLHPYTPAL